A portion of the Corynebacterium heidelbergense genome contains these proteins:
- the gyrA gene encoding DNA gyrase subunit A, with protein MSDDTNGGDTSYDRVKPIDLQEEMQSSYIDYAMSVIVGRALPEVRDGLKPVHRRILYAMFDNGFRPERSYVKSSRPVAETMGNYHPHGDSAIYDTLVRMAQPWSMRYPLVDGQGNFGSRGNDGAAAMRYTECRLTPLAMEMVRDIRENTVEFQPNYDGKTREPVVLPSRVPNLLMNGSGGIAVGMATNIPPHNLNELAEAIYWLLDHPEAEEDEALEACMARVKGPDFPTAGLIVGDKGIQDTYRTGRGSIRMRGVTTIEETAGRQTIVITEVPYQVNPDNLVASIAEQVRDGKISGISKIEDESSDRVGMRIVVTLKRDAVPRVVLNNLYKHSQLQTSFGANMLSIVEGVPRTLRLDQILSYYVTHQMDVIVRRTQFRLDEAEKRAHILRGLVKALDALDEVIALIRRSATVDVAREGLIELLDIDEIQADAILAMQLRRLAALERQKIVDELAELEEIIADLKEILDSPQRQREIIKEELAEIVKKYGDERRTQIVAASGDVNEEDLIARENVVITITSTGYAKRTKVDAYRSQRRGGKGVRGAELKQDDVVRHFFVCSTHDIIMFFTNFGRVYRLRAFELPEATRTARGQHVANLLEFQPGEQIAQVIQIQSFEDAPYLVLATAHGRVKKSYLTDYDTARSGGLIAINLNEGDRLIGAQLCKGDDDLLLVSEEGQAMRFTANDETLRPMGRATAGVKGMRFRQEDQLLALTVVKEGSCLFVATSGGYGKRTPMEEYPAKGRGGLGVVTFKYDKKRGKLIGALTVSEDDEILAITSAGGVIRTQVRQVRQTSRATMGVRLVDLAKGVELLAVDKNLEEEAEETAAALEES; from the coding sequence GTGAGCGACGATACCAACGGCGGAGATACCTCCTACGACCGGGTAAAGCCCATCGATCTGCAAGAAGAGATGCAGTCGAGCTACATCGACTACGCGATGAGCGTGATCGTCGGGCGAGCGCTCCCCGAAGTCCGGGACGGGCTCAAGCCCGTGCACCGGCGCATCCTCTACGCCATGTTCGACAATGGCTTCCGCCCGGAGCGGTCCTACGTAAAGTCCTCCCGCCCCGTGGCGGAGACCATGGGTAACTACCACCCGCACGGGGACTCGGCGATCTACGACACCCTCGTGCGCATGGCCCAGCCCTGGTCCATGCGCTACCCGCTGGTGGACGGGCAGGGCAACTTCGGCTCCCGCGGCAACGACGGCGCAGCGGCCATGCGCTACACGGAGTGCCGGTTGACCCCCCTGGCCATGGAGATGGTCCGGGACATCCGGGAAAACACCGTGGAGTTCCAGCCGAACTACGACGGGAAAACCCGCGAGCCCGTTGTTTTGCCCTCGCGTGTGCCGAACCTGCTGATGAACGGGTCCGGCGGTATCGCCGTGGGCATGGCGACGAACATCCCGCCGCACAACTTGAACGAGCTGGCAGAGGCGATCTACTGGCTGCTGGATCACCCCGAGGCTGAGGAGGATGAGGCCCTCGAAGCCTGCATGGCTCGGGTAAAGGGGCCGGATTTCCCCACCGCCGGGCTTATCGTCGGGGACAAGGGGATTCAGGACACGTACCGCACGGGCCGTGGCTCCATCCGCATGCGGGGGGTCACCACCATTGAGGAAACGGCTGGGCGACAGACCATCGTCATCACCGAGGTTCCCTACCAGGTCAACCCGGACAACCTGGTGGCGAGCATCGCCGAGCAGGTGCGTGACGGGAAGATAAGCGGCATCTCCAAGATCGAAGATGAATCCTCCGACCGCGTGGGCATGCGCATTGTTGTCACGCTGAAGCGCGATGCCGTGCCGCGCGTGGTGCTCAACAATCTCTACAAGCACTCGCAGCTTCAGACGAGCTTCGGTGCGAACATGCTCTCCATTGTGGAGGGCGTGCCCCGCACCCTGCGGCTAGACCAGATTCTTAGCTACTACGTCACGCACCAGATGGATGTCATCGTCCGGCGTACCCAGTTCCGGCTGGACGAGGCGGAAAAGCGCGCCCACATCCTCCGTGGCCTGGTGAAGGCACTGGACGCGTTGGACGAGGTCATCGCGCTCATTCGCCGTTCTGCGACGGTGGACGTGGCCCGGGAGGGGTTGATCGAGCTGCTGGACATCGACGAGATCCAGGCGGATGCGATCCTGGCGATGCAACTTCGTCGCCTCGCTGCGCTTGAGCGCCAGAAGATCGTCGATGAGCTGGCCGAGCTGGAGGAGATCATCGCCGACCTTAAGGAGATCCTCGACAGCCCGCAGCGGCAGCGCGAGATCATCAAGGAAGAGCTCGCGGAGATCGTTAAGAAGTACGGCGATGAGCGCCGCACTCAGATCGTCGCGGCCAGCGGGGACGTCAACGAGGAAGACCTCATTGCCCGGGAGAACGTGGTCATCACCATCACCTCCACGGGTTACGCCAAGCGCACCAAAGTGGATGCCTACCGTTCACAACGCCGCGGCGGCAAGGGCGTGCGGGGCGCCGAGCTGAAGCAGGACGATGTTGTCCGGCACTTCTTCGTCTGCTCGACGCACGACATCATCATGTTCTTCACAAATTTCGGTCGGGTGTATCGCCTGCGGGCCTTCGAGCTGCCGGAGGCCACCCGTACCGCCCGGGGCCAGCATGTTGCCAACCTGCTGGAGTTCCAGCCAGGGGAACAGATTGCGCAGGTCATCCAGATCCAGTCCTTTGAGGACGCCCCCTACCTGGTGCTGGCCACAGCGCACGGCAGGGTGAAGAAGTCCTACCTGACGGACTACGACACGGCCCGTTCCGGCGGGCTTATCGCCATCAATCTCAACGAGGGGGACCGGCTGATCGGCGCGCAGCTGTGTAAGGGCGATGACGATCTGCTGCTCGTCTCTGAAGAGGGCCAGGCGATGCGCTTCACCGCCAACGACGAGACCCTGCGCCCCATGGGCCGGGCAACGGCCGGGGTGAAGGGCATGCGCTTCCGCCAGGAGGACCAGTTGCTGGCGCTCACCGTGGTGAAGGAGGGTTCCTGCCTGTTCGTGGCAACCAGCGGCGGTTATGGCAAGCGCACTCCAATGGAGGAGTACCCGGCTAAGGGCCGCGGCGGCCTGGGCGTGGTCACCTTCAAGTACGACAAGAAGCGCGGCAAGCTCATCGGCGCGTTGACCGTCAGCGAGGACGACGAGATCCTGGCCATCACTTCCGCTGGCGGCGTGATCCGCACGCAGGTCCGGCAGGTGCGCCAGACCTCTCGCGCGACGATGGGGGTGCGCCTGGTGGACCTCGCCAAGGGCGTGGAGCTGCTTGCCGTGGACAAGAATTTGGAGGAGGAAGCCGAAGAAACCGCCGCGGCCTTGGAGGAGAGTTAG
- a CDS encoding trypsin-like peptidase domain-containing protein — protein sequence MRKRTAAAAVGLAALAVISTTPTAAAGTSVVSAGAQLANVCMLGPGGTYQRKTAFVTSGHCFDPKEPQALDLKKPILLGDSDSNLYGTFLTGKWPSDGSGQDWAIVTVPPRNDKGAQPGIGLYSVWNNREYRIENLPVRGTAAPKEALEVCAQNRSGRSCGKITKVHHQTSAKIPVFVTNMSTARGDSGGAMITPDGRVVGIVQGGPSGDNSTTYGVAIGDVPGFNVARG from the coding sequence ATGAGAAAACGCACTGCCGCAGCGGCAGTTGGCCTCGCCGCGCTGGCAGTAATCAGCACCACCCCGACCGCAGCGGCTGGAACCAGCGTGGTCTCGGCAGGGGCACAACTGGCCAACGTCTGCATGCTGGGCCCCGGTGGGACCTACCAGCGTAAAACCGCCTTCGTGACCTCCGGCCACTGCTTCGACCCCAAGGAACCACAGGCCCTCGACCTCAAGAAACCCATCCTGCTGGGCGATTCGGACTCGAACCTCTACGGCACTTTCCTCACCGGGAAATGGCCCTCCGATGGCTCCGGGCAGGACTGGGCAATTGTCACCGTCCCACCGCGCAACGATAAGGGGGCACAACCGGGAATTGGCCTCTACTCCGTATGGAACAATCGCGAATACCGCATCGAGAACCTACCGGTGCGCGGGACCGCAGCCCCGAAGGAAGCGTTGGAGGTTTGCGCCCAAAACCGCAGCGGCCGATCCTGCGGGAAGATCACCAAGGTCCACCATCAAACTAGCGCCAAGATCCCCGTGTTCGTGACCAACATGAGCACGGCCCGCGGAGATTCCGGCGGAGCCATGATCACCCCTGACGGACGGGTTGTGGGAATCGTCCAAGGCGGACCGTCCGGCGACAATTCCACGACCTATGGAGTCGCTATAGGCGACGTCCCAGGCTTCAACGTCGCCCGCGGATAG
- a CDS encoding helix-turn-helix domain-containing protein has protein sequence MGRNRTFDTAEVLASARVAFERSGYHGTSIGDLLSATGIQRASLYQAFGSKRGVFLAALKAEPTMDLLLVALMDLAAEDPEVRSVCRDALADAEDLVQVLGRQLLLRSGLR, from the coding sequence ATGGGCAGGAACCGCACTTTCGACACCGCCGAGGTCCTTGCATCCGCTCGGGTCGCCTTCGAGCGCTCGGGGTACCACGGAACCTCTATTGGCGACCTTCTTTCGGCCACGGGAATTCAACGCGCCAGCCTTTATCAGGCCTTTGGTAGCAAACGGGGCGTATTTCTCGCCGCGCTGAAAGCGGAACCAACGATGGACCTTCTCCTGGTGGCTCTCATGGATCTCGCGGCGGAGGATCCCGAAGTGCGCTCCGTCTGCCGGGATGCCCTCGCGGATGCTGAAGATCTTGTCCAGGTATTGGGCCGTCAGTTGTTGCTGCGGTCCGGGCTGCGTTGA
- a CDS encoding zinc-dependent alcohol dehydrogenase: protein MKALTWQGKRKVSVETVPDPTLQQDTDAIIEVTSTAVCGSDLHLYELLGPFMSPGDIIGHEPMGRVVEAGSATNLKEGDRVVIPFTICCGSCWMCRRQLYSQCEATQVTEQGSGAKLFGYSKLYGSVPGGQAEYLRVPYANFGPIRIGEELPDHRYLFLSDILPTAWQGVQFTQLGKGDSLAVFGLGPVGQFAARIGVHLGMRVFGIDPVPERRAMAARHGVEVFTDGDDTIQEIKDATQGRGPDGAVDAVGMEAHGSPLGHAAHQAVGLLPDPLAAKMMKTTGVDRLAALHGAVDLVRRGGTISISGVYGGEASPMPLMTMFDKQLQFRMGQCNVKRWIDDLLPLVEDPADPLGVEDLVTHRVPLAQAPEAYEMFQKKTDGCIKVVLDPQAK, encoded by the coding sequence ATGAAGGCTCTCACATGGCAAGGCAAGCGCAAGGTCAGCGTGGAAACCGTGCCGGACCCCACACTCCAGCAGGACACGGACGCGATCATCGAGGTCACTTCCACCGCTGTCTGCGGCTCTGACCTGCACCTCTACGAACTCCTGGGGCCCTTCATGAGCCCGGGGGACATCATTGGCCATGAGCCGATGGGCCGCGTCGTGGAAGCGGGAAGCGCCACCAACCTCAAGGAGGGGGATCGCGTTGTCATCCCCTTCACCATCTGCTGCGGGTCCTGCTGGATGTGCCGGCGCCAGCTTTACAGCCAGTGCGAGGCCACGCAGGTGACGGAGCAGGGCTCCGGCGCCAAGCTATTCGGCTACTCCAAACTGTACGGCTCCGTCCCGGGCGGACAGGCTGAGTACCTGCGCGTTCCCTATGCCAACTTCGGACCGATCCGCATCGGGGAGGAGCTGCCCGATCACCGCTACCTCTTTCTCAGCGACATCCTGCCCACAGCCTGGCAGGGCGTGCAGTTCACCCAACTGGGGAAGGGCGATAGCCTCGCCGTCTTCGGACTGGGCCCGGTCGGGCAATTCGCGGCCCGTATCGGGGTGCACTTGGGCATGCGAGTGTTCGGCATCGACCCGGTTCCCGAACGCCGCGCCATGGCCGCCCGACACGGCGTGGAGGTGTTCACCGACGGGGACGACACGATCCAGGAGATCAAGGATGCCACCCAGGGCCGCGGCCCGGATGGGGCCGTGGACGCAGTTGGGATGGAGGCCCACGGCTCCCCGCTGGGCCATGCTGCCCACCAGGCCGTGGGGCTCCTGCCGGATCCCCTCGCGGCGAAGATGATGAAGACCACCGGGGTGGACCGACTCGCAGCCCTTCACGGCGCAGTGGATTTGGTGCGCCGGGGCGGGACGATCTCTATCAGCGGGGTGTACGGCGGAGAGGCTAGCCCCATGCCGCTGATGACGATGTTTGACAAGCAGTTGCAGTTCCGGATGGGACAGTGCAACGTGAAGCGGTGGATCGACGATCTATTGCCGTTGGTGGAGGATCCCGCCGACCCGCTAGGGGTAGAGGACTTGGTGACCCACCGGGTTCCCCTGGCCCAGGCACCGGAGGCCTACGAGATGTTCCAGAAGAAGACAGACGGCTGCATCAAGGTAGTCCTGGACCCGCAGGCCAAGTAG
- a CDS encoding SdpI family protein, with product MQKGVVVMVAVGALIGGIDLILVGGLLYGIAGQLENGKFSRNNAIGIRTKQTKLSDSGWAAGHKKAAPIQRRVGFVGVVLGILMVVLAFVARNLTALNVVVGVASYVWLILGIIWVAVAADRAAGEANRAAAGAEQLG from the coding sequence GTGCAGAAAGGCGTCGTTGTCATGGTGGCCGTCGGTGCGCTTATTGGAGGAATCGATCTGATTCTGGTCGGCGGTCTGCTCTATGGGATAGCGGGTCAGTTGGAGAACGGGAAGTTTTCCCGCAACAACGCGATCGGCATCCGCACCAAGCAGACCAAGCTCAGCGATTCGGGGTGGGCAGCCGGGCACAAAAAGGCCGCACCGATTCAGCGACGGGTTGGTTTCGTCGGTGTGGTCCTGGGAATTCTTATGGTGGTCCTAGCATTTGTGGCGCGGAACCTCACGGCCCTCAACGTGGTGGTGGGCGTGGCCTCCTATGTGTGGCTGATCCTGGGCATCATCTGGGTTGCAGTCGCTGCGGATCGTGCGGCCGGGGAGGCCAACCGCGCGGCGGCCGGGGCAGAGCAACTCGGTTGA
- a CDS encoding DUF3566 domain-containing protein, with amino-acid sequence MANSPGGFSEQGMSEARIPDAQGNLRGPGEQPAQYAAGAAGFDAFAQQSATPASEVGSAEHVSSEHCAVGNSGSEHSGSEYSAAQPTGEPVETSAGNAAGSVDYEEGYGEESAVYEAQAEDSRSMRAMSRIIPGWNIIGEVGENGTTRTLTRIDPKSAFKLAAMFSVALFLVWLVAMLIVWFLLVITGIWGKANGMLGDISGGSVIGTGMYFGVVVGWGLLEIVVVTLLAPVMAAVYNACASLVGGLRVTFDR; translated from the coding sequence ATGGCTAATTCCCCCGGAGGGTTTAGCGAGCAGGGCATGAGCGAGGCCCGTATCCCGGACGCGCAGGGCAATCTGCGGGGTCCAGGTGAGCAGCCGGCGCAGTACGCCGCCGGAGCTGCAGGGTTTGACGCGTTTGCTCAACAGTCCGCCACGCCTGCGTCGGAGGTAGGCAGCGCGGAACATGTCAGCTCGGAGCATTGTGCTGTGGGGAACAGCGGTTCGGAGCACAGCGGTTCGGAATATAGCGCTGCGCAGCCGACGGGGGAACCGGTAGAGACCTCGGCGGGGAACGCTGCTGGGTCGGTGGACTACGAGGAGGGCTACGGAGAGGAATCGGCGGTGTACGAGGCGCAGGCCGAGGATTCCCGCAGCATGCGGGCGATGTCCCGCATCATCCCCGGGTGGAACATCATTGGCGAGGTCGGGGAAAACGGGACCACTCGCACCCTGACGAGGATCGATCCGAAGAGCGCTTTCAAGCTGGCGGCGATGTTCAGTGTGGCTCTGTTCCTGGTGTGGCTAGTGGCCATGCTCATCGTGTGGTTCTTGCTGGTGATCACCGGGATCTGGGGCAAGGCCAATGGAATGCTGGGGGACATCTCTGGGGGCAGCGTGATCGGGACGGGGATGTACTTCGGCGTTGTCGTGGGATGGGGGCTACTGGAAATTGTGGTGGTTACCCTATTGGCTCCGGTGATGGCTGCCGTTTACAACGCCTGTGCCTCCCTGGTCGGTGGGTTGCGGGTCACCTTCGACCGGTGA
- a CDS encoding NAD-dependent epimerase/dehydratase family protein: MRVVVTGASGNAGTGVLRALAETPGVTSVLGIARRLPDPTVHPYSTCEWASVDIGAQNSPTAARTALEQAFSGADAVIHLAWLIQPNRDRDLLRRVNVEGAKTVAQAAAAAGVKQLVVASSVGAYSPDAESPSTKLPNTNASHTNPPSDTDHGIGPNAQPFPLRDETWPTRGIRSSHYSTDKADVESFLDAFEAAHPGIIVTRIRPALIFQSDAGAEIQRYFLGSLFPVQALRAVRLPILPLPANLHVQTVHSNDVGRAYAAAVAHRAGGAFNICADAILTPRDLAKTLSYGRFFRVPAKAVRALVALAYRGHLNPTDPGWLDMALGAPMMSNAKAKMELGWSPQHEALGTLRELVDGMIAGRGAQSPVLRRR; this comes from the coding sequence ATGCGCGTCGTCGTCACAGGCGCATCCGGCAACGCGGGCACGGGAGTGCTCCGAGCACTGGCCGAGACCCCGGGAGTTACCTCGGTCCTGGGTATCGCCCGCCGCCTGCCGGATCCCACCGTCCATCCCTACTCCACCTGTGAATGGGCCAGCGTCGATATCGGCGCCCAGAACAGCCCGACAGCCGCACGTACCGCACTGGAACAGGCCTTTTCCGGTGCTGACGCGGTCATTCACCTGGCCTGGTTGATTCAACCCAACCGGGACCGGGATCTACTGCGGCGCGTCAACGTGGAGGGCGCGAAAACCGTCGCCCAGGCCGCTGCAGCGGCGGGCGTGAAACAGCTCGTCGTCGCCAGTTCGGTGGGGGCTTACTCCCCGGATGCGGAATCCCCCAGCACGAAACTGCCGAACACAAACGCCTCGCACACAAACCCCCCGTCGGACACCGATCATGGCATCGGGCCCAACGCTCAACCCTTCCCCCTGCGCGACGAAACATGGCCCACCCGGGGCATCCGCTCCTCCCACTACAGCACCGACAAGGCCGACGTGGAGAGCTTCCTGGACGCCTTCGAGGCCGCGCATCCGGGCATCATTGTCACCCGCATCCGCCCCGCTCTCATCTTCCAATCGGACGCGGGGGCGGAAATTCAACGCTACTTCCTGGGCAGCCTTTTCCCCGTGCAGGCCCTGCGGGCGGTACGCCTGCCCATCTTGCCGCTGCCCGCGAACCTCCATGTCCAGACCGTGCACAGCAACGATGTGGGCCGCGCCTACGCCGCCGCCGTCGCGCATCGGGCCGGGGGTGCTTTCAATATTTGTGCGGACGCCATCCTCACCCCGCGCGATTTGGCGAAAACGCTGAGTTACGGGCGCTTTTTCCGGGTACCGGCCAAGGCCGTGAGGGCCCTGGTGGCTCTGGCCTACCGGGGCCATCTCAACCCCACAGATCCCGGTTGGTTGGACATGGCACTGGGGGCCCCGATGATGAGCAACGCCAAAGCCAAAATGGAGCTGGGCTGGTCCCCTCAACACGAAGCTCTGGGCACACTGCGGGAACTCGTGGATGGCATGATCGCCGGGCGCGGGGCCCAGTCCCCGGTGCTCCGTCGGCGCTAG
- a CDS encoding alpha/beta fold hydrolase, which yields MPQLVPVPMPDSSRSPIRLWDATTTAPAEPAPGEPAAPPSRPLIMIWPGWGMGARYYDPIATELAGRGSPVAIGELRGQGGSTAVPSRTHRWGYHHMASEDYPLSIRAAKRELGLPVDYPTILLCHSMGGQIGFLFLSRPEAAELGVIGLMGVGSGTPCYRGFTGWARWRLFIGSYLMRAVAVGVGYQPNGPLDVAGYGRQSGDHVIEWTHYVHNNDLSVLRHSDRDYVAAQREVRIPVLLTRCSNDDDCPLESARNLAQALPNAAVEVEEIAEPLGHNRWAREPDVVATRCAQFEGECLRDAT from the coding sequence ATGCCCCAGCTCGTGCCCGTGCCCATGCCGGATAGTTCCCGCTCACCCATTCGGCTTTGGGACGCCACCACCACAGCGCCCGCTGAACCTGCGCCCGGGGAGCCAGCCGCGCCCCCGTCGCGGCCGCTGATCATGATCTGGCCGGGCTGGGGCATGGGCGCGCGCTACTACGATCCCATCGCCACCGAGCTGGCGGGCCGGGGATCTCCGGTCGCCATCGGGGAGCTGCGGGGCCAGGGCGGTAGCACGGCTGTACCGAGCCGCACGCATCGTTGGGGCTATCACCACATGGCCAGCGAGGACTACCCTCTGAGCATCCGGGCAGCGAAGCGGGAACTGGGTTTGCCCGTGGATTACCCCACGATCCTGCTGTGCCACTCCATGGGCGGGCAAATCGGCTTTCTCTTTCTCTCCCGGCCGGAGGCGGCAGAGCTGGGCGTCATCGGGTTGATGGGTGTCGGCTCTGGCACCCCGTGCTACCGGGGTTTTACGGGCTGGGCCCGGTGGAGGTTATTCATCGGGTCCTACCTCATGCGCGCTGTGGCTGTTGGCGTCGGATATCAACCGAACGGCCCTCTGGACGTGGCCGGATACGGGAGACAATCGGGTGACCACGTGATTGAGTGGACCCATTATGTGCACAACAATGATCTCTCGGTTTTGCGCCACAGCGATCGGGACTACGTGGCGGCCCAGCGAGAGGTGCGCATACCCGTGCTGCTCACCCGTTGCAGCAACGACGATGATTGCCCCTTGGAGTCCGCGCGGAACCTCGCCCAGGCGCTGCCCAATGCGGCAGTGGAGGTAGAGGAGATTGCCGAGCCCCTGGGGCACAACCGCTGGGCGCGGGAACCAGATGTCGTCGCCACTCGCTGTGCCCAGTTCGAGGGGGAGTGCCTGCGGGACGCGACGTAG
- a CDS encoding YbfB/YjiJ family MFS transporter, giving the protein MSTRTTSTQRSNGKLNVEPRGLQGTLGLAVAMGIGRFFYTPVLPLMIAALHWTSSDSAWTATANYVGYLLGSAVMARGWLRPHPVTYRISLVASTALLAAVVVSPAVPWQMLVRTAAGFASALIFVCITQVLGGVLKRPASAGLVYGGVGTGITVSGLAVWLLGNAVGWQGLWLVAAAISAVFSIAAWSWPARAEGPERAAEKASTSNADASTDNDADKSADGAPTPPPANRSRLLSTGYFFEGFGYIIIGTYLVVLAGPVFGPTAAALTWIIAGVAAIPSPVLWSRIADRFGRRHALLACYLLQFIGAVAAVFGHSIPGLVIAAFLFGGTFMGVTMLSIATGANSGMPGAAARLTTWYSLGQVAGPALVAVVIGQSVGTAFTLAAVAVGLGAGLTAASRL; this is encoded by the coding sequence GTGTCCACCAGGACAACCAGCACCCAGCGATCGAACGGAAAATTGAATGTCGAGCCCCGGGGGTTGCAGGGCACGCTGGGGTTGGCGGTGGCCATGGGCATCGGGCGGTTCTTCTACACGCCCGTGCTGCCCCTCATGATCGCGGCCCTGCACTGGACCTCCTCAGATTCCGCCTGGACCGCGACGGCGAATTACGTCGGTTATCTGCTGGGATCTGCAGTTATGGCGCGCGGATGGCTGCGGCCCCACCCCGTGACCTACCGCATCAGCTTGGTCGCCTCCACCGCGTTGTTGGCCGCTGTCGTCGTCTCGCCCGCCGTGCCGTGGCAAATGCTCGTGCGCACGGCGGCGGGTTTTGCCTCCGCCCTCATCTTCGTGTGTATCACCCAGGTGTTGGGCGGTGTGCTCAAGCGGCCGGCCTCAGCGGGCCTGGTGTACGGGGGTGTGGGTACCGGCATCACCGTATCCGGCCTTGCTGTGTGGCTGCTGGGCAACGCCGTCGGTTGGCAAGGATTGTGGCTGGTCGCTGCGGCCATCAGCGCGGTATTCAGCATTGCGGCGTGGAGCTGGCCAGCCCGCGCGGAAGGTCCTGAGCGCGCCGCGGAAAAGGCGTCCACAAGCAACGCGGACGCCAGCACAGATAACGACGCAGATAAGAGCGCAGACGGCGCACCAACCCCACCGCCGGCCAACCGCAGCCGCCTGCTCAGCACCGGGTACTTCTTCGAGGGGTTCGGCTACATCATCATCGGTACCTACCTGGTGGTGCTGGCTGGCCCGGTGTTTGGGCCGACGGCGGCGGCACTGACGTGGATCATTGCCGGGGTGGCGGCCATTCCGTCACCGGTTCTGTGGTCCCGGATCGCGGATCGTTTTGGGCGACGCCACGCCCTTCTCGCCTGCTACCTCCTGCAATTCATCGGTGCCGTGGCGGCAGTGTTTGGGCACTCCATCCCGGGCCTAGTGATCGCGGCGTTCCTCTTTGGCGGGACCTTCATGGGGGTGACCATGCTAAGCATCGCCACCGGCGCCAATAGCGGCATGCCCGGGGCGGCGGCACGGCTGACCACGTGGTACTCCCTGGGCCAGGTGGCTGGACCCGCGCTGGTGGCTGTGGTGATCGGGCAGTCCGTGGGCACCGCGTTCACCCTCGCGGCCGTGGCCGTGGGCCTCGGCGCGGGGTTGACGGCGGCGTCGCGCTTGTAG